From Thermoflexus sp.:
TCCCCATCAGGGTCAGCCAGGGGAAATCCATCCTTTCCTCCTTACGGGTCCCGAAGCTCACAGATTTTCACCGGCACCCCGTCGCGAGGCTCGAGGGTAGCGCCCAGCCGCGCCGCTCGTTCCCGGAAGGCCGGCTCCATACGCGCACGCTGCAGGATCCGGATCAGGATGATTCGACCTTCCATCCAGGCGAAGGAAGCTCCCACGCAAAACCGGGGTCCACCGCCGAACGGAAGATAATCGAAGCCGCCCGAGGGCTTTGCGGCCGGGTTCCGGAACCGTTCCGGACGGAAGCAGTGGGCTTCTTCCCACCGGTCCGAGCGCCGGTGCAGCGCGTAGATGGGAATCATCACGCGGACCCCGGAGGGGATGGCCAACCCTTCCAGGGAAGTCGAGGCGCTCGCGATGCGGTTCAGAACCGGGATCGGAGGATACAGGCGCATGGATTCGCGGGCTGCGGCATCGAGAAGGGGAAGGCGCCTCAGATCCTCAAAGGTCGGAGGCCGATCGCCGACGACCCTTCGGATCTCCGCCTGAACCTGCTCCATCTCTGCGGGATGCGTTAGCAACAGGGCGAGGGTCCAGGCCAGCCAGGCCGTCACGGTGTCGTGACCGGCGATCAACAGGGTGATCAGCTGATCCCGAATGAGCGCATCGTCCATCCACTCGCATCGCGTCCAGTGGGAAAGCAAGTCCTCGCCCCGGCGGCTTTCCCGCCGGCGGTCTTGAATCCACTGATCGATTTGCCGGTCGAGGTGATCCAGAGCGGCGGTGTCGATGCGGCGTGGCCCGTTTTTCCACAGGAGCCAGAGGCCGGGGGAGATATAGGCCACCGCGGCCTTCAGCATCCGTGCCAGCGGCGGCAGATGGGCCTCTTCGATAGAGAGGTTGAAGAGGGATTCCATCAAAACGCCCAGGGTCAGGAGACGCAGCTCCTCCAGCAGATCTACCCGGTCCCCGACCACCCAGCGGCTGATCCGCTCATCGGTCCGGTGGAGGATCCGGGGGACCCAGCGGGCCAACCCCGGCCCGCGCAGGAACGGCTCGATTTCCCTCCGCAGGGCCTCATGGAGATCGCCATCCGTCACCAGGAGGCCGTGGCGGAAAAGCCGGACGACGGGATCTCCTTCAATGCGGGAGCGGAAGCGTCCCCGTTCCTCGAGGAGCACTGTCCGTGCGGCGCGGGGTCCTGCCGCGACCAGCGCGCGGAACCCCGGCCAGGCCAGCCAGAAGGCTTCCCCATGGGCTTCCGAGAGGGCCAGCAGCCCCTCCAGCAGGGACCGATGGCGGATCATCCGACAGGCGGCTTGAAGCGAGGGGATCTTTCGCAGGCTCATCCCGGTTCCCTCATCCGTGGATTCGCTCCTTTCGCTTCCCCCGGGCGTCGATGCACGGCGCAGGGTAATCCCGTCCGATACGGCACCCCACCTGGCGTTGTAGATCTTCGGGCATCGTCCATGGGGCGTGGATGAACGCCTCGGGAACCCGATCCAGCTCCGGAAGATAGCGACGGATATATCCCCCATGGGGGTCGGCTTGACGGGCCTGGCGGATGATATCGAAGGAACGAAGGGCGGAAAGGGGATCCAGCCCGGCGCCAGCAGCCCACTGCCAGTTTCCCCCGTTGACAGCGGGATCGCCGTCGATCAGGTTCTCGAGGAACCAGCGTTCGCCCTCTCGCCAGTCGATGTCCATACACCGGGAAAGGAAAAAGGCGGTAAGCATCCGTGCCCGGTTGGGCATCCAGCCTTCCTGGGCCAGCTGGCGCATGGCGGCGTCGATCAGGGGATAGCCCGTTCGGCCGGCGCGCCAGGCTTCCAGAGCCCGGGGATCCTTTTCAGGAGGACGGGCCTCCCGCGGCGGCCGAAGGCTTCGTCGGCGCAGATCCGGAAAGGCGTAGAACCATGTGAGGAAGAAATCCCGCCAGATGAGCTCGTTGATCCACGCCCGGACGCTGCGGCGGCTTTCGGCGTTGGGGGCGCGGGCTTCGGCTTCCAGGGCT
This genomic window contains:
- a CDS encoding cytochrome P450, whose amino-acid sequence is MSLRKIPSLQAACRMIRHRSLLEGLLALSEAHGEAFWLAWPGFRALVAAGPRAARTVLLEERGRFRSRIEGDPVVRLFRHGLLVTDGDLHEALRREIEPFLRGPGLARWVPRILHRTDERISRWVVGDRVDLLEELRLLTLGVLMESLFNLSIEEAHLPPLARMLKAAVAYISPGLWLLWKNGPRRIDTAALDHLDRQIDQWIQDRRRESRRGEDLLSHWTRCEWMDDALIRDQLITLLIAGHDTVTAWLAWTLALLLTHPAEMEQVQAEIRRVVGDRPPTFEDLRRLPLLDAAARESMRLYPPIPVLNRIASASTSLEGLAIPSGVRVMIPIYALHRRSDRWEEAHCFRPERFRNPAAKPSGGFDYLPFGGGPRFCVGASFAWMEGRIILIRILQRARMEPAFRERAARLGATLEPRDGVPVKICELRDP